The Coffea arabica cultivar ET-39 chromosome 6e, Coffea Arabica ET-39 HiFi, whole genome shotgun sequence genome contains the following window.
ACAGATGATAcggacaattttttttaaaaaaaaaaaagaaagaaagaaagaaagaaggaacaGATGATATCCCAACAAAGTACAAGTGCACTTCACAAAAACCTTAGAAGGCATCAACTCTTTTATATTTCATTGAGAACTCGAAAGGTTTATCAATGTAAAAATCAGCATCAGTTATAAACCAATCATATGCAAATCTAGCTTACCAACAAACTAAAACCAGTCACTGAAGTAAATGCAGTAGCCATTGAAGCACCGGAGAGAGCTAGCTCTCCAAGATGACCAACAAACATTATTGAGATCATTTGCAGGGAATATATTAGGAGGTTGACCATTATAAGAGGACCTGCTAAAGCCAACTGCTTCTTCACTTCAAGGATAACCTCATTGCACTTTCCCCTGGATTGGAACACATTTTTCTCTGAATTATGAATCAGTGAACTTTCCAGGTCTACATCTCCTTCTTTCCTGTCCATTTTTTCGAAGTATATGATTGTTTGCACAGGATACTCAATGAGATGGTAGAACTTGTTGCTGAAAATCAACTGAAGTGTTCACGTACTGACTCAACATCAACAAACCAGTGAATAGATATTTATACAAGATGACAGGAATGCAAAATATCTTATGGAGAAAATGACAAAAACATGAAAAATCTGAAGTATGTTTATCCAATTCCCTAGACTTTGGTTATGATTGTCAAAAGTGACTCTGTAGTATGTAGGGCTTAGAAAATTTATCTTTCTAACGCGGTAAATGCTATGTATTTTGAGTTGATTCTCAGGTTATGAGAATGCAAAAAATAACCACGTTTTATTCAATTGAGTTGAGATCATATATTTTACCCAACTTTCCCACTTAggagaaagcttcttcaatccGAGGATGACAGGTATAATTCCGTCCAGAGGGTGGAGGGGGCTGCATGCATGATTTCAGTACATTTTGAAAGCACTATCTGGCCCTTTTACACTTTAGGTTTATTTGCTCTGCTTTATCTCTTGTTTCTCCGGATAACATGATTGTCCATAACTGAAAAAGGGAAGCTATTAGTCAGATATCTCTCTAAAACTAACTGGATTGACAAAGTCGGCTGCAAGATACTGCTCTTCATGACCAATTTGTAAGGTACAGAGGTTTTGCCTGTCCTGATTCTCTAAACGTGTGACAATCTACTGATTGAAGTGATTTAAGAATTCACAAAAATTCCCATTTTTTACATTCATCAAATATGTAAATATAATGCCTGTCTTTGAAACTTCCGCAAGCAAacattgtcttttttttttttaatgttaagaaaatgaaaagcaTGAGACTGGAACGAAAATCAGTCCAAATCCTGCAATGCAAGCCcattatttcctcaaaacaCTTCGCGATATTTGTTCCCCaccaccaaaaaaaatgaaaaaaaaaaatcccccaaagaagaaagaagaagttgATTTTTACAAAAATCCTTTGGAAGTCGATGTTCTTTGGTAGTCTGTaaaccttttttctttctttgggtACTGTCCTTTCCTCGTGTTATAAATTCTTGATTTACGTCCTCGAGAATTTTGAAGAATAACCTTGAAGAAAATAAAGATTTTGTTCCCCAAGTTGGCCTGGGTTCCTTTCACAAGTCACAACCCCACAAGCAAATACACAAGCAAAAGGAAAGATCGTATACAGAATCAGCCGTCTAGTCTCCCAAAGCTAGCTATTAGGTGAGGGATAGAAGATATAGTCTGGCTTTATGCATTCTTATCTGTTCAATTCTCACCATTGATGGATCTTTCTGGCTTATCCCTTCACCCTACCATTCTACTTGAGAGTAGCATTAAGTTTTATGTGCCAATCTCCAATAATAGAAGCTTAATCATTTTATTAGTACAGGAGTATATACAAACTTCATCACCAGCAATTATTATTGAAGATGGACATAGCTAGAGCAATCCCCGTAATTAAACACAACATCTTAGCAGAAACTATTGTACGAAAAACTTTAATACATGTTCCTCTGTTGAGAATTTGAGATATGCCAACTTTTCCTACAATTTGACTAAATTGCGTTTGGTATTACAATATTTTAGTTTagtaattaaataaattttgttgttaggatatttgttaaccaaaaattatattagtttgttaacaaatattttagctaagatttgctagtagaagattatattttgttgagatttttttggataattgttaGGTAGATACTTTGTTAGTTTGTTACATGTAATTACTATAAATAGTAAGTTAACGAATGAATAACATAATCTTATTTTCTAGTTTCATACAAGTCTTTTGTGAGCCATTATTTTTGCAACACTAAGGTGTTATTACTAAATTTATACCCCAAAAAATCAACAAAGTGGTAATAGAGCCTATATCTTAATGCCTGTGTTGTTTTTTTAGAGTGAGTGCATTCGTGAGAATCCTTTATAAGTTCAAATCTATGGAAGGAAAGAACTTTTTGTCAAATGTGTTAACTTTAGTGGTaaaatttaccaaatttggGCCATTAAATTTTGGAATTATTTGGTAGTTAATGATCTATGGGATATAGTGGAGACAAATTTTGCATCTCCAGTATTTTAAGAACCGATGGATACATACATTAGAGACCGCACAATCGCAATTAGATAGAGATCCAAGACCGGCGTTCACATATCATATTTTTGTTATCGTCTTCACAAGGATGATGGCTTATGATTTGATTGAGAATAAAGTATTCTCAAttaaaatgcaaagaaaaagttTCACTATGAATTGGTCAGATTTTAATAATTCTGAAGTGGAGTATAATGAAATCAAGAATTCATATCCtaaaaaaattcaagagaaGATCATTGATAAGTCAGGAGGCATGAAATTGATTCCTAATATTTATCAAGATTATAATATTGCTGTTTTTGAGTCTACAAATTTTAATGGTGATGACAAAATTTATGACCAATCAtgcaaaatttcatattttgtgTATAAGTTCAAATATCATAGAATGTTGTTTCACTTTGAACCTATGAGAAAATTATTTAGGTATATCTAAAAAAGCCATCTTTTATTTGGAGTTTGGcatgagaaaacaaaagaagtggTTGGTTGCAAGAATAATCTTTAACTTGCAtaaaaatccaaaagaagaaatttGTTACAAGGCTAATCGTCAATTGCGAAGCTTCTTACAAAAGTTTTGTTCAAAACAAGATTCAAAAATTTGAGAAGGCAATTGAAAATCTGCAGTAAAAGTAGCAAGAAGAAGTATTGAGATATACCAACTTTTCCTACATATTTGATCAGATTATGTTTGTTATTTTAATAATTTAGTTagtaattaaataaattttattgttAGGATATTTGCGAACCAAAGATCACGTTGATTTGTTAACAAACATCTTAATTAAAATTTGCTAGTAGAAAATTAtgttttgttgagatttttttgATAATTATTAGATCGGTGTTTTgttagtttgttatttgtcaTCACTATAAATAGTGAGTTGATGAATCAACAACATAAGCTCATTTTCTAGTTTCGGACAAGTCTTTTGCAAGCATTATTTTTGCAACACTAAAGTATTGTTAGTTGTGACTAAGTTTATGCCCCAAAAAACCAACACCCTCAATTTCCTAAACGAAAACTCCCGGACCCCCACCGACTTCCTTACCTTCATAACTCAAGGGTTTAGTCACTTGGCGATCATCTCTACCAAAATTTCGAAATTCTTAGTAGAGCTCCCATTTGGTCCTACAGCCTTCAGAGCAAGCTCTTTGTAAGTTAAAATCTGTTCCTTCAActtcttccctttttcattTGACAAAACTAGCTCAAGAGCTAAAGTTGTTGCATCTTTTGTAAACGAACCACCTTCGATTCTCACTCCGATTTTCCAAATCTTTTCCACCATCCAAGAATTCAATTGTTGATCACCCAAAAACGGCCTACAAATAATTGGAACACCAGCAGATATGCTTTCCAGCACTGAACTCCATCCAGAGTGATTTACAAAAGCTCCAATGGAATGATGAGCTAAAACTTGCGCCTGAGGAGCCCATGGTACAATTTTCCCAATGACATTTGTCCTTTCCAAGAATCCATCTGGCAAATTGGACTTAAAGTTGTCCTTAAGCGACCAAAGAAATGGAGTATTACTTGCTTCTAATGCTTCAGCCAATGCTTTTAGCTCGTGGGCCGGAGGAGTTGCCACTGTTCCAAAGCCAATGTATACGACAGATCCTAGTTTTTGCTTGTCTAGCCATGGAATGCAGCCGTGCACGTCCGAGATATTAGCCAATGGAGGTGGAGATGTCAAGTTGAAGGGGCCAACATTGAGGACATTCTTGAACTTGGATTTTAGATCTTCAATGACTGGGGGGTCTAATTCTTCGAAGGAGTTAATTGGCAAAGCATTTGCTCGGGGTAGGATTTGTCCCATCTTATAGAGCATGACTGAGACTGGGGATTCCAAGTCCCCACAGACTACTCCACTAGGCAAATCGCCAAGCCGAACTTCAGAAAATCCAGGAATGAATTTAACAAGTTCATCTTCACGTCCAGCTATACCTGTAAGATCATGAAGAGGCATAGAATGTCACCCCCAACTACAACTCTCATGtcacaagcagttaaaacacaacaaaatagATTTTTCAAAATCACAATCTAAAATCATATCTTAAGATCAGTTGAGAATAAGCATTTGTCCAGTCGTAACAAAAGGAGATAATTTGATCAAGTTTCTTCTATTTTCACGGATACTATCTACTCTCTTCATTCGAAACAATCAAACAGGATCCAAAAGGAGATAATTTTGTGGTTTTCTTGTCAAGTTAGATAAAAATATGCATTGAAAACAAAGGGCCTATTTGGAAAGGagttttttgccaaatttttttcctacaaattttttaacaactttaactatagtaattttaaaaaaaaatttcaaaatttttaaaatacaaactTTAAAATATCCTAAAACATACAAAAAATTACCTTCCTTCCTCTCTTGTTCTTCCTCCCTTACCTAAACCTACCAccatctcaaaatttttaaaatacaaactTTAAAATATCCTAAAACATACAAAAAATTACCTTCCTTCCTCTCTTGTTCTTCCTCCTTTACCTAAACCTACCAGTCTACCACCACCTCTAGCGCGACCCGTGCTGGCCGGcgtctcctttttctttttttctttttctttcctctctctctctctcctccccTTCTCCTTCTTTCTCACCCTCTCCTCCTTCCTCCTCTCTCCTCCTTTCTCCTGCACAGTGACTAGATCGCACAGGGAAGGGAGGGGGAGAGTGGTGTGGGGAGGgagaggggaggggaggaggaaagaaagggggaggagagggagagagaagaaaggagaagagggggagagagaaaaaaattaaaaaaatgtcaATTGTAGCCGACGCCGGTCACCGGTGGAAGTTTCAGCAAGGCAGAGTAAGATCAGTGGTGAGGTGAgggagaagaagagaggaaagaaaagaaaatagaaagaaagaaaaagaaaagaaaaggcatcataaaatttttttttacaaattctataaaaagttataataaaattttaaacaaacacctaaaaatttcatttatcaaacaggGCCTGACAAAAAGGATTGATGGATATGCAAAACTGAGCCTATTGAAATATTTAGATAATAAAGTGGGGATTTATGGGCTAGATATGACTCGAaacaattttctcattttcttgtCAAGTTAGATAAAATATGCATCGAaaacaaacgaaaaaaaaaCGGTGATACGTTGTTCGTCTTTATCTAATTCAACATTGATCTCTGGTAAGTGTAATTAGTTGTTACATTTAGACAAGGAAAAAACAACATTAGGACAATGCAAGTACAAGGCCGACCAAATTAACCAGGTGGCAACCATAGATAATCAAACTAAGTTATCTTAATTAATCAGTGTTCATGTTCTAACCTTCTGCCACCATTAATTAACCTTCTAGAGTCTTGAATAACATGATTAATTAATTCCTAGGTACATTAACTGATGAACTGATTGATCATGTTCACAAACATAATGACCAAGGGAATACAGAGAGTAATTAAAAGAATGGTACCATTTCCAGTGCCAAGAGTTTGCCTGATGAGTTCAGTGTAGAAATGAATGGACAGAGACCTTGGTTCAGATGTCCAAACGGGCACCCAAGAAACCCCGTTTGCCTCCGCGATCTCACAGGAAAACCAGAGAAAAGCATCCGCTATCACGCAGCTGACCCTCCTTCCAGTGTCCCGTTCAGCTGCCTCCACAGCTCTCCTAAAATTCTCCGGTGCCACTTTCAAGAAAAGATCAATATCCTCCAATGGCCTGCCAGCGAAAACATAGCCATCAGGCACCCCATCCGGGACATCATAGGCCTTAATGTTATCATCATCAATGTTTGATGATGATGAGAATAGGGAAGCATTGGATTTGGCTGTGCTGAAAAAGGAAAACGTTACATTTGGGGCAGCTTTTGCTAGCCTACTTAAGAGTCCTAGGAGAACGCCTGCATGACTCGCAAAGGGGAATGCAAGAACCGCAACATGTTTTTGGCTTGAAGAACTTTTGTTACTCATTTTCCGAGGGCAGCGATGATTTTTGCTCGCAGTCTATAGGTTTAAGCAATTATGTGTCGAATTTAGCAGAGGTTAAGAGTGACATATATAGCGGTACGAAGGTAGACTTTCTTCCACACCTTTTTCCCACTCTTGTCCTTTATGACCACAAttagaatatatatatttttttaaaattcatgcaATTTAACTTGTAGCGATTAATTTTGGCCTTAGTAGCTAATTTTTAATGCTTGTACAATGCAGTTATCTGTACGCAAATTATTAAGTGTTTCAGAAAAAACCACTTTTATACAGCAATGTCTTTTCTTTCAACATTAAAAGGGTGTACGCCATTTTTTCCTTTCATAACAAAATTGAAGGAGGGTAGATGGGCAATTCAAACGCTTATTATGCATGAGTAGCCTAGTATTCGAAGACTGTAAGGAGGTTTGTTCTTTCATATTTATTCGGGGGGATAATTCGAAGACTTTAAGGAGGTTTGTTCTTTGATAAGGAGGTTTGAACTTTGAAGAGAGGTTGGTAGGAGGAAACGCCATGCGTTAGACACGTTGGTGAGGTTTCAACCCCTAATCCGAAATTCCAGTCAATGAGAAACATCATCTACAGGGTTTGCAAATGCATTTCATCCGCGTACTTTCCAGTCAGAAGTTCCAGTCAAGAGTAAAATGTTTGTGGTGTTGTTTTGGACAATGCCGCACCCAGGCCCGCCTTTCAATGGTTTCTATTAGGCCCATTGCatatcaattcttttttttttttcaactattAACTTCTAATTGCTTATCtagaccccaaaaaaaaaatttgtggttGCTTATAAAGTCTAAAGCATTTGAGACCATATTAATCACCTCAATTACATTGCTTCCTTAGTCCTTACTATATATATGGTAGAAGGAAAGGCTTTAATCATTatcattactatataaaaagtatAAATCTTGATATTAGGGAGTGTAAGTATAGGCACTTTTTTatcttaatttttgttattcCTAAATTACCCTCATGtcttttaattagaattattgcattttaatgtggcactaattaaaagaaataaaacactccAATCGATTACATCTTAATACTATTggtaattataattaaaaattgctcaTTAAAAACTATTTATCTACTCTTGGACTCTATCTCCAATTATTATacatatcaaaattttttaattgaagcatgaaaaatttctcattagtAAGTAGTTGagattgtaaaaaaaattaatttcaagAAATAGATACTCTCTAGAAAATAGAGAAACATACAAGGAGAAGAGAATCCTTATTCATATGCATATCTTTATGCAAATATCATGAGTATTTACAATTATGCACTTTTTACCAATATGAAGAATTTTTTATGTTGCACCCAATGGAATTTCAATATACAAAAAATGATGATAcctttataactaaaatagcaatattaaactgaaaaaaaaaatctgaaagaGCACCATACAAACCACTATTATCATTAATAGCAACCgatcaaaacaagaaattttgaaaaaaattgaaaactattATAAAATGACGTAAAGTAAATAacaaatgaattaaaaaagtAGAATATAATAATATCAAAGACAACATCCAAATTATTGATATCCAGGGGAAGACAAACATTATTATCGACAATAATATAGTAATGCTTCATTTGTATTAGTTTGAACAAACCAAATTCATCCATCAAGTCAGAAGCCATCTCCAGGGATAAAATAAGAATCATAATAAGAGTAAATTTAAAATGAAGAatgataaaatgaaaatgatcatATCCAAATTGTTTTTGGTGatgtccaaaatacccttatctttctaatgattacatatatttattgtaTTGTAATATTAGGAATAATGGAAATGgttatgaaatgaaattttttaaattaagtaAATTTCATTTATGGTGACAATTGTCATTAGACAGATTTAGTGCATTCCAATAATTGATCATAATGATAGTGGCTATGGATTAAAAGTtggaaattaaaaaataaaacactgcAGTAgacaaaaaattaatattaaaattgtTAATTAGCCACAATTCTCGTTCCAATTCCGTGATCATCAAAAAAGCTGATACTGAAACCAAAAATATTGTGCTCATATGAAAAAAGTATactttttgcttttgctttgcattggatattttgcaaataatatgaataaaagaaaagaaaaatagaaaaactccaACTATCTCTATCTATAAAATTTTAATTGTCAGAATGTGCAAGCCAAAAAAACTTTACGTGGTGGATCATTTATACCCTATTATTGGCAGAAATAAAATTAACATAAtacaaagaaatgaaagaattcaaattatatgtatgtttatttttctaacttaattatattgttcgtttataaaaaaaattgtgatGATTATGGTTTATATGCAATAGAATCATAAATATACAATAATTTTGGTAAAAATGATATTATCAATAGTTGATATGTTAGAGCTCAAGCTATAAATCAAAAAGTGTTTGCTTCAtgattccaaattcaatcctCAGGACAACTACATTAGAATGTTTTCTGTctcttttcatttaataaaatttttaaaagtaactagttttaaaaaaaatagcatAAAAATACTATATTATGATGCTGAtgatcaaattttcaaaaaaaaaatttagtatcTAAAGAATAATATActagtaaaaaaatttttaccaGTATCTAAAAATGAAACTATACTAGTATCTAAAAAATTTTTGCACGTGAACTATTACtagtaaaaatgaaaattactgGAGAATAAATTTTTCTACACCTAAACACAAAACCATAAAATCAGCTCGCAATTCTTGAATGAATAAGCGAGCATACTTACTGTAAATGGGCTACATGGACTAGGCATGCTTGCAACACATTGCACTCAAGACTTTGTTATTACCTGaaataattcttcaaaatttcttGTCGAACTTCCATTTGGTTTAACAGCATCCGAGGCTTTTGCTCTAAGCTCTTGAACATTCTCTCTGATTGTTTTACCCTTGTCACTGGACAAAATATGTTGTATGGCATTGATTGTTCCATTCTTGGTAAATACCCCTCCttcaattttcaaaccaatTCTCCATCCATCTTGTACCTTCCAACTGTTCAATTTTTGATCGCCAAAATATGGCCTACATATTATAGCCACCCCATGTGAAATACTCTCCAGAATAGAATTCCAGCCACAATGTGTTACAAATACGCCAATTGCAGGATGTGCCAAGACTTGCACCTGAGGAGCCCATGCAACAAATATACCATGACTCTTGCTTGCTCGATCCATAAATCCATCTGGCAAAAGCTTCCTAGCATGGTCCCTCAATGACCACAGAAATGGGAACCTTAATAGCTTCCAGAGCCTCAGCTAAAGCTACCATTTCATCAAGGGGCGGACTCGTTACCGTGCCAAAGCTAATGTACACGACTGATGCAGAGTCTTGCTTGTCCAACCACGATAGGCATTCATCATTCTCATCAGTTGAAGTCGATTTTTTTGAGGTTGAAATTAAGGGTGAAGAGCTAACGTTGAGGAATTTTTTGAACTTGGACTTGAGATCAGTTGTGATGGCTGGATCTATCTCTTCGAAGGAGTTGATCACAACAGCAGTTGCTCGCTGAAGATTCAATGCCATGTTGTAGACCATATGAGCCAATGGT
Protein-coding sequences here:
- the LOC113694480 gene encoding kaempferol 3-O-beta-D-galactosyltransferase-like, with amino-acid sequence MSNKSSSSQKHVAVLAFPFASHAGVLLGLLSRLAKAAPNVTFSFFSTAKSNASLFSSSSNIDDDNIKAYDVPDGVPDGYVFAGRPLEDIDLFLKVAPENFRRAVEAAERDTGRRVSCVIADAFLWFSCEIAEANGVSWVPVWTSEPRSLSIHFYTELIRQTLGTGNGIAGREDELVKFIPGFSEVRLGDLPSGVVCGDLESPVSVMLYKMGQILPRANALPINSFEELDPPVIEDLKSKFKNVLNVGPFNLTSPPPLANISDVHGCIPWLDKQKLGSVVYIGFGTVATPPAHELKALAEALEASNTPFLWSLKDNFKSNLPDGFLERTNVIGKIVPWAPQAQVLAHHSIGAFVNHSGWSSVLESISAGVPIICRPFLGDQQLNSWMVEKIWKIGVRIEGGSFTKDATTLALELVLSNEKGKKLKEQILTYKELALKAVGPNGSSTKNFEILVEMIAK